A genomic stretch from Panthera uncia isolate 11264 chromosome E3, Puncia_PCG_1.0, whole genome shotgun sequence includes:
- the PRSS53 gene encoding serine protease 53, producing the protein MKQSWGPELLILGAVVLIEGLQAAQHGKLWGYAARASLGLAWACDEGRTGTFCHSDPPLSTVCGQRGPGPPEPQEGITAPGEWPWQASVRRRGVHICSGSLVADTWVLTAAHCFEKAAVTELNSWSVVLGSLQREGLSPGAEEVGVTALQLPRAYNHYSQGSDLALLRLAHPMARTPLCLPQSTHRFPFGTSCWATGWDQDTNDAPRTLRNLRLRLISRPTCNCLYNRLHQRLLASPARPGMLCGGAQPGVQGPCQGDSGGPVLCREPDGHWVQAGIISFASSCAQEDTPVLLTNMAAHSYWLQARAQGAAFLSQNPETPEISDEDSCVACGSLRRGGPQAGAPSPWPWDARLKHQGKLACGGALVSEEVVLTAAHCFIGRQTPEEWSIGLGTGPEERGLKQLILHGAYTHPEGGYDVALLLLAQPVTLGPSLRPLCLPYADHHLPDGERGWVLGLPHQEAGASSPQTVPVTLLGPRACSRLHTALGSDSIPILPGMVCTSVVGEPPHCEGLSGAPLVHEVRGTWFLAGLHSFGDACQGPARPAVFAALPAYENWVSSLDWQVYFAEEPEPEAETGSCLANMSKPAGC; encoded by the exons ATGAAGCAGAGCTGGGGACCAGAGCTGCTCATCCTGGGAGCAGTGGTTCTCATAGAGG gtCTTCAAGCAGCTCAGCACGGTAAGCTTTGGGGATATGCGGCCAGGGCTTCCTTAGGTCTGGCTTGGGCCTGTGATGAGGGAAGGACAGGGACCTTCTGTCATTCTGATCCACCCCTCTCCACAGTATGTGGGCAGCGTGGCCCTGGCCCCCCTGAGCCTCAGGAGGGCATCACAGCACCTGGTGAGTGGCCCTGGCAAGCCAGTGTGAGGAGGCGGGGGGTCCACATCTGCAGCGGATCCCTGGTGGCAGATACCTGGGTCCTCACTGCTGCCCACTGCTTTGAAAA GGCAGCAGTGACAGAACTGAACTCCTGGTCAGTTGTCCTGGGTTCTCTGCAACGTGAGGGGCTGAGCCCAGGGGCCGAGGAGGTGGGGGTGACCGCCCTGCAGCTGCCGAGGGCCTATAACCACTACAGCCAAGGCTCAGACCTGGCCCTGCTCCGGCTCGCCCACCCTATGGCCCGCACACCCCTCTGCTTGCCTCAGTCTACCCATCGCTTTCCTTTTGGGACCTCCTGCTGGGCTACTGGCTGGGATCAGGACACCAATGATG CTCCCAGGACTCTACGGAATCTGCGCCTGCGTCTAATCAGCCGCCCCACGTGTAACTGTCTCTACAACCGGCTGCACCAGCGGCTGCTGGCCAGCCCAGCTCGGCCTGGGATGCTGTGTGGGGGCGCCCAGCCTGGGGTGCAGGGGCCCTGTCAG GGAGATTCTGGGGGCCCCGTGCTGTGCCGTGAGCCTGATGGACATTGGGTTCAGGCTGGGATCATCAGCTTTGCATCAAGCTGTGCCCAAGAAGACACTCCTGTGCTGCTGACCAACATGGCTGCTCATAGCTACTGGCTGCAGGCTCGAGCTCAGGGGGCAGCCTTCCTGTCCCAGAACCCAGAGACCCCAGAGATCAGTGATGAGGACAGCTGTGTAG CCTGTGGATCCTTGAGGAGAGGAGGTCCCCAGGCAGGAGCCCCCTCCCCATGGCCCTGGGATGCCAGGCTGAAGCACCAGGGGAAGCTGGCCTGTGGTGGAGCCCTGGTGTCAGAGGAGGTAGTGCTGACTGCTGCCCACTGCTTCATTGG GCGCCAGACCCCAGAGGAATGGAGCATAGGGCTGGGGACCGGACCAGAGGAACGGGGCCTGAAGCAGCTCATCCTACATGGGGCTTATACCCACCCAGAGGGGGGCTACGATGTGGCACTCCTGCTGCTGGCCCAACCTGTGACACTGGGCCCCAGCCTTCGGCCCCTCTGCCTGCCATATGCCGACCACCACCTGCCTGATGGGGAACGTGGCTGGGTCCTGGGGCTGCCCCACCAAGAAGCAG GTGCCAGCTCCCCTCAGACAGTGCCTGTGACCCTCTTGGGACCCAGGGCCTGCAGCCGGCTGCATACAGCTCTTGGGAGCGACAGTATCCCCATTCTGCCAGGAATGGTGTGTACCAGTGTTGTGGGTGAGCCGCCCCACTGTGAG GGCCTGTCTGGGGCACCACTGGTGCACGAGGTGAGGGGCACATGGTTCCTGGCTGGGCTACACAGCTTTGGAGATGCCTGCCAAGGCCCTGCAAGGCCTGCAGTCTTCGCGGCACTTCCCGCCTATGAGAACTGGGTCAGCAGTTTGGACTGGCAGGTCTATTTTGCTGAGGAGCCAGAACCCGAGGCAGAGACTGGAAGCTGCTTGGCTAACATGA GCAAACCAGCTGGCTGTTGA
- the VKORC1 gene encoding vitamin K epoxide reductase complex subunit 1 isoform X1, with translation MGATWKNPGWVRLALCLAGLVLSLYALHVKAARARDQDYRALCDVGTAISCSRVFSSRWGRGFGLVEHVLGPDSILNQSNSIFGCIFYTLQLLLGCLRARWASILLVLSSLVSLAGSVYLAWILFFVLYDLCIVCITTYAINVGLVVLSFRKVQEPQGKVKGH, from the exons ATGGGCGCTACCTGGAAGAACCCTGGATGGGTGCGGCTCGCGCTCTGCCTCGCGGGGTTAGTGCTCTCGCTCTACGCACTGCACGTGAAGGCGGCGCGCGCCCGGGACCAGGATTACCGCGCGCTCTGCGACGTGGGCACCGCCATCAGCTGTTCGCGCGTCTTTTCCTCCAG GTGGGGCCGGGGGTTTGGACTGGTGGAACATGTGCTTGGCCCGGACAGCATCCTCAATCAATCCAATAGCATATTCGGTTGCATCTTCTACACATTACAGCTGTTGTTAG GTTGCCTCCGGGCCCGCTGGGCATCTATCCTGCTGGTGCTGAGTTCCCTGGTGTCTCTTGCCGGTTCTGTCTACCTGGCCTGGATCCTATTCTTCGTACTCTATGATTTGTGCATCGTTTGCATTACCACCTATGCCATCAATGTGGGCCTGGTGGTACTCAGCTTCCGGAAGGTCCAGGAACCCCAGGGCAAGGTCAAGGGGCACTGA
- the VKORC1 gene encoding vitamin K epoxide reductase complex subunit 1 isoform X2: MGATWKNPGWVRLALCLAGLVLSLYALHVKAARARDQDYRALCDVGTAISCSRVFSSRLPPGPLGIYPAGAEFPGVSCRFCLPGLDPILRTL; the protein is encoded by the exons ATGGGCGCTACCTGGAAGAACCCTGGATGGGTGCGGCTCGCGCTCTGCCTCGCGGGGTTAGTGCTCTCGCTCTACGCACTGCACGTGAAGGCGGCGCGCGCCCGGGACCAGGATTACCGCGCGCTCTGCGACGTGGGCACCGCCATCAGCTGTTCGCGCGTCTTTTCCTCCAG GTTGCCTCCGGGCCCGCTGGGCATCTATCCTGCTGGTGCTGAGTTCCCTGGTGTCTCTTGCCGGTTCTGTCTACCTGGCCTGGATCCTATTCTTCGTACTCTATGA
- the BCKDK gene encoding 3-methyl-2-oxobutanoate dehydrogenase [lipoamide] kinase, mitochondrial isoform X2: MILASVLGSGPRSGPPLRPLLGPALSLRARSTSATDTHHVEMARERSKTVTSFYNQSAIDVAAEKPSVRLTPTMMLYSGRSQDGSHLLKSARYLQQELPVRIAHRIKGFRSLPFIIGCNPTILHVHELYIRAFQKLTDFPPIKDQADEARYCQLVRQLLDDHKDVVTLLAEGLRESRKHIEDEKLVRYFLDKTLTSRLGIRMLATHHLALHEDKPDFVGIICTRLSPKKIIEKWVDFARRLCEHKYGNAPRVRINGHVAARFPFIPMPLDYILPELLKNAMRATMESHLDTPYNVPDVVITIANNDIDLVISFGFGLPTSRAYAEYLGGSLRLQSLQGIGTDVYLRLRHIDGREESFRI, translated from the exons ATGATATTGGCGTCCGTGCTGGGGAGTGGTCCCCGGAGCGGACCTCCACTCCGGCCCTTACTGGGGCCTGCACTGTCGCTCCGGGCCCGCTCCACATCAGCCACCGATACGCACCACGTGGAGATGGCACGGGAGCGCTCCAAGACTGTCACCTCCTTTTACAATCAGTCGGCCATCGATGTGGCAGCGGAGAAG CCCTCAGTCCGCCTCACTCCAACCATGATGCTCTATTCAGGCCGCTCTCAGGACGGCAGCCACCTCCTG AAAAGTGCCCGGTATTTGCAGCAAGAGTTGCCAGTGAGGATCGCTCACCGCATCAAAGGTTTTCGTAGCCTTCCTTTTATCATTGGCTGCAACCCCACCATATTACACGTG CACGAGTTGTACATCCGTGCCTTCCAGAAGCTGACAGACTTCCCTCCG ATCAAGGACCAGGCGGACGAGGCCCGGTACTGCCAGCTGGTGCGACAGCTGCTGGACGACCACAAGGATGTGGTGACCCTCTTGGCTGAGGGCCTTCGTGAGAGCCGGAAGCACATAGAG GATGAGAAGCTTGTCCGCTACTTCTTGGACAAGACACTGACTTCAAGGCTTGGGATCCGTATGTTGGCCACACATCATCTGGCGCTGCATGAGGACAAG CCCGACTTTGTTGGCATCATCTGCACTCGCCTGTCGCCAAAGAAGATTATTGAAAAGTGGGTGGACTTTGCCAG ACGCCTGTGTGAGCACAAGTATGGCAATGCCCCCCGCGTCCGCATCAATGGACATGTGGCTGCCCGTTTCCCCTTCATCCCTATGCCACTGGACTACATCCTGCCTGAGCTCCTCAAGAATGCCATGAG AGCTACGATGGAGAGTCACCTAGATACTCCCTACAATGTCCCAGATGTGGTCATTACCATCGCCAACAATGATATCGATCTCGTCATCAG CTTCGGCTTTGGGCTGCCAACCTCACGGGCCTATGCAGAGTACCTCGGTGGTTCCCTTCGGCTGCAGTCTCTGCAGGGCATTGGCACAGATGTCTACTTGCGGCTCCGTCACATCGATGGCCGAGAGGAAAGCTTCCGCATCTGA
- the BCKDK gene encoding 3-methyl-2-oxobutanoate dehydrogenase [lipoamide] kinase, mitochondrial isoform X1, whose translation MILASVLGSGPRSGPPLRPLLGPALSLRARSTSATDTHHVEMARERSKTVTSFYNQSAIDVAAEKPSVRLTPTMMLYSGRSQDGSHLLKSARYLQQELPVRIAHRIKGFRSLPFIIGCNPTILHVHELYIRAFQKLTDFPPIKDQADEARYCQLVRQLLDDHKDVVTLLAEGLRESRKHIEDEKLVRYFLDKTLTSRLGIRMLATHHLALHEDKPDFVGIICTRLSPKKIIEKWVDFARRLCEHKYGNAPRVRINGHVAARFPFIPMPLDYILPELLKNAMRATMESHLDTPYNVPDVVITIANNDIDLVIRISDRGGGIAHKDLDRVMDYHFTTAEASTQDPRISPLFGHLDMHSGGQSGPMHGFGFGLPTSRAYAEYLGGSLRLQSLQGIGTDVYLRLRHIDGREESFRI comes from the exons ATGATATTGGCGTCCGTGCTGGGGAGTGGTCCCCGGAGCGGACCTCCACTCCGGCCCTTACTGGGGCCTGCACTGTCGCTCCGGGCCCGCTCCACATCAGCCACCGATACGCACCACGTGGAGATGGCACGGGAGCGCTCCAAGACTGTCACCTCCTTTTACAATCAGTCGGCCATCGATGTGGCAGCGGAGAAG CCCTCAGTCCGCCTCACTCCAACCATGATGCTCTATTCAGGCCGCTCTCAGGACGGCAGCCACCTCCTG AAAAGTGCCCGGTATTTGCAGCAAGAGTTGCCAGTGAGGATCGCTCACCGCATCAAAGGTTTTCGTAGCCTTCCTTTTATCATTGGCTGCAACCCCACCATATTACACGTG CACGAGTTGTACATCCGTGCCTTCCAGAAGCTGACAGACTTCCCTCCG ATCAAGGACCAGGCGGACGAGGCCCGGTACTGCCAGCTGGTGCGACAGCTGCTGGACGACCACAAGGATGTGGTGACCCTCTTGGCTGAGGGCCTTCGTGAGAGCCGGAAGCACATAGAG GATGAGAAGCTTGTCCGCTACTTCTTGGACAAGACACTGACTTCAAGGCTTGGGATCCGTATGTTGGCCACACATCATCTGGCGCTGCATGAGGACAAG CCCGACTTTGTTGGCATCATCTGCACTCGCCTGTCGCCAAAGAAGATTATTGAAAAGTGGGTGGACTTTGCCAG ACGCCTGTGTGAGCACAAGTATGGCAATGCCCCCCGCGTCCGCATCAATGGACATGTGGCTGCCCGTTTCCCCTTCATCCCTATGCCACTGGACTACATCCTGCCTGAGCTCCTCAAGAATGCCATGAG AGCTACGATGGAGAGTCACCTAGATACTCCCTACAATGTCCCAGATGTGGTCATTACCATCGCCAACAATGATATCGATCTCGTCATCAG GATTTCAGACCGGGGCGGGGGAATCGCTCACAAAGACCTGGATCGGGTTATGGACTACCACTTCACTACAGCTGAGGCCAGCACCCAGGACCCCCGGATCAGCCCCCTTTTTGGCCACCTGGACATGCACAGTGGTGGCCAGTCAGGGCCCATGCACGG CTTCGGCTTTGGGCTGCCAACCTCACGGGCCTATGCAGAGTACCTCGGTGGTTCCCTTCGGCTGCAGTCTCTGCAGGGCATTGGCACAGATGTCTACTTGCGGCTCCGTCACATCGATGGCCGAGAGGAAAGCTTCCGCATCTGA
- the KAT8 gene encoding histone acetyltransferase KAT8 isoform X1, whose protein sequence is MAAQGAAAAVAAATSGVAGESDPGPGENAAVEGTAPSPGRVSPPTPARGEPEVTVEIGETYLCRRPDSTWHSAEVIQSRVNDQEGREEFYVHYVGFNRRLDEWVDKNRLALTKTVKDAVQKNSEKYLSELAEQPERKITRNQKRKHDEINHVQKTYAEMDPTTAALEKEHEAITKVKYVDKIHIGNYEIDAWYFSPFPEDYGKQPKLWLCEYCLKYMKFEKSYRFHLGQCQWRQPPGKEIYRKSNISVYEVDGKDHKIYCQNLCLLAKLFLDHKTLYFDVEPFVFYILTEVDRQGAHIVGYFSKEKESPDGNNVACILTLPPYQRRGYGKFLIAFSYELSKLESTVGSPEKPLSDLGKLSYRSYWSWVLLEILRDFRGTLSIKDLSQMTSITQNDIISTLQSLNMVKYWKGQHVICVTPKLVEEHLKSAQYKKPPITVDSVCLKWAPPKHKQVKLSKK, encoded by the exons ATGGCGGCACAGGGAGCAGCTGCGGCGGTTGCGGCGGCTACTTCAGGGGTCGCGGGGGAGAGCGATCCCGGGCCCGGGGAGAATGCGGCGGTCGAGGGGACCGCCCCGTCCCCGGGCCGCGTCTCTCCCCCGACTCCAGCGCGCGGCGAGCCGGAAGTCACCGTGGAGATCGGAGAAACGTACCTGTGCCGACGACCGGATAGCACCTGGC ATTCTGCTGAAGTGATTCAGTCTCGAGTGAATGATCAGGAGGGCCGAGAGGAATTCTATGTACACTACGTGGGCT TTAACCGGCGACTAGACGAATGGGTAGACAAGAACCGGCTGGCACTGACCAAAACAGTAAAAGATGCCGTGCAGAAGAACTCAGAGAAGTACCTGAGCGAGCTGGCTGAGCAGCCTGAGCGCAAGATCACTCGCAACCAAAAGCGCAAGCATGATGAGATCAACCATGTGCAGAAG ACCTATGCGGAGATGGACCCCACAACAGCAGCCTTGGAGAAGGAACATGAGGCG ATCACCAAGGTGAAGTATGTGGACAAGATCCACATCGGGAACTACGAAATCGATGCCTGGTACTTCTCACCGTTCCCTGAGGACTATGGGAAACAGCCCAAGCTGTGGCTCTGCGAGTACTGCCTTAAGTACATGAAATTCGAGAAGAGCTACCGCTTCCACTTG gggcagTGTCAGTGGCGGCAACCCCCAGGGAAGGAGATCTATCGCAAGAGCAACATCTCCGTGTACGAGGTGGATGGCAAAGACCACAAG ATTTACTGTCAGAACCTGTGTCTGCTGGCCAAGCTTTTCCTGGACCACAAGACGTTGTACTTCGACGTGGAGCCCTTCGTCTTTTACATCTTGACTGAAGTGGACAGGCAGGGGGCCCACATTGTTGGCTACTTCTCTAag GAGAAGGAGTCTCCAGATGGGAACAATGTGGCCTGCATCCTGACTCTGCCCCCCTATCAGCGGCGTGGCTATGGAAAATTCCTCATTGCTTTCA GTTACGAGCTCTCCAAGCTAGAGAGCACAGTAGGCTCCCCTGAGAAGCCACTGTCTGACCTGGGCAAGCTCAGCTACCGCAGCTACTGGTCTTGGGTCCTGCTGGAGATCCTGCGAGACTTCCGGGGCACACTGTCCATCAAGGATCTTAG TCAGATGACCAGCATCACCCAGAATGACATCATCAGCACCCTACAGTCCCTCAATATGGTCAAGTACTGGAAGGGCCAGCATGTGATCTGTGTCACACCCAAGCTGGTAGAAGAACACCTCAAAAGTGCTCAGTATAAGAAACCACCCATAACAG tggactctgtctgtctcaagTGGGCCCCCCCCAAGCACAAGCAAGTGAAACTCTCCAAGAAGTGA
- the KAT8 gene encoding histone acetyltransferase KAT8 isoform X2 yields MAAQGAAAAVAAATSGVAGESDPGPGENAAVEGTAPSPGRVSPPTPARGEPEVTVEIGETYLCRRPDSTWHSAEVIQSRVNDQEGREEFYVHYVGFNRRLDEWVDKNRLALTKTVKDAVQKNSEKYLSELAEQPERKITRNQKRKHDEINHVQKTYAEMDPTTAALEKEHEAITKVKYVDKIHIGNYEIDAWYFSPFPEDYGKQPKLWLCEYCLKYMKFEKSYRFHLGQCQWRQPPGKEIYRKSNISVYEVDGKDHKIYCQNLCLLAKLFLDHKTLYFDVEPFVFYILTEVDRQGAHIVGYFSKEKESPDGNNVACILTLPPYQRRGYGKFLIAFSYELSKLESTVGSPEKPLSDLGKLSYRSYWSWVLLEILRDFRGTLSIKDLSGLCLSQVGPPQAQASETLQEVNGLCPCCWTFISLSPSL; encoded by the exons ATGGCGGCACAGGGAGCAGCTGCGGCGGTTGCGGCGGCTACTTCAGGGGTCGCGGGGGAGAGCGATCCCGGGCCCGGGGAGAATGCGGCGGTCGAGGGGACCGCCCCGTCCCCGGGCCGCGTCTCTCCCCCGACTCCAGCGCGCGGCGAGCCGGAAGTCACCGTGGAGATCGGAGAAACGTACCTGTGCCGACGACCGGATAGCACCTGGC ATTCTGCTGAAGTGATTCAGTCTCGAGTGAATGATCAGGAGGGCCGAGAGGAATTCTATGTACACTACGTGGGCT TTAACCGGCGACTAGACGAATGGGTAGACAAGAACCGGCTGGCACTGACCAAAACAGTAAAAGATGCCGTGCAGAAGAACTCAGAGAAGTACCTGAGCGAGCTGGCTGAGCAGCCTGAGCGCAAGATCACTCGCAACCAAAAGCGCAAGCATGATGAGATCAACCATGTGCAGAAG ACCTATGCGGAGATGGACCCCACAACAGCAGCCTTGGAGAAGGAACATGAGGCG ATCACCAAGGTGAAGTATGTGGACAAGATCCACATCGGGAACTACGAAATCGATGCCTGGTACTTCTCACCGTTCCCTGAGGACTATGGGAAACAGCCCAAGCTGTGGCTCTGCGAGTACTGCCTTAAGTACATGAAATTCGAGAAGAGCTACCGCTTCCACTTG gggcagTGTCAGTGGCGGCAACCCCCAGGGAAGGAGATCTATCGCAAGAGCAACATCTCCGTGTACGAGGTGGATGGCAAAGACCACAAG ATTTACTGTCAGAACCTGTGTCTGCTGGCCAAGCTTTTCCTGGACCACAAGACGTTGTACTTCGACGTGGAGCCCTTCGTCTTTTACATCTTGACTGAAGTGGACAGGCAGGGGGCCCACATTGTTGGCTACTTCTCTAag GAGAAGGAGTCTCCAGATGGGAACAATGTGGCCTGCATCCTGACTCTGCCCCCCTATCAGCGGCGTGGCTATGGAAAATTCCTCATTGCTTTCA GTTACGAGCTCTCCAAGCTAGAGAGCACAGTAGGCTCCCCTGAGAAGCCACTGTCTGACCTGGGCAAGCTCAGCTACCGCAGCTACTGGTCTTGGGTCCTGCTGGAGATCCTGCGAGACTTCCGGGGCACACTGTCCATCAAGGATCTTAG tggactctgtctgtctcaagTGGGCCCCCCCCAAGCACAAGCAAGTGAAACTCTCCAAGAAGTGAATGGCCTGTGCCCCTGCTGCTGGACCTTTATCTCCTTGTCCCCTAGCCTGTAA
- the PRSS8 gene encoding prostasin, translated as MAHRAGLGLRQLEAVAILLLLGLFRSGLAFCGVASQARITGGSSAAAGQWPWQVSITYDGTHACGGSLVSEQWVLSAAHCFPREHVKEDYEVKLGAHQLDSYTPEAEVRTVAQVISHSSYHQEGSQGDIALLRLSSPVTFSRYIRPICLPAANASFPNGLQCTVTGWGHVAPSVSLLAPRQLQQLEVPLISRETCNCLYNIDAKPEEPHFIQQDMLCAGYVKGGKDACQGDSGGPLSCLVGGLWYLAGIVSWGDACGAPNRPGVYTLTSSYTSWIHYHVTELQPRVVPQIQESQPDGHLCVNHQAFNSAPAQAVLGLILLLPLGLTLGLLC; from the exons CCTTCTGCGGCGTGGCCTCCCAAGCACGCATCACAGGTGGTAGCAGTGCAGCCGCTGGCCAGTGGCCCTGGCAGGTCAGCATCACCTACGATGGCACCCACGCGTGTGGTGGTTCTCTCGTGTCTGAGCAGTGGGTGCTCTCAGCTGCTCACTGCTTCCCAAG GGAGCACGTCAAGGAAGACTATGAGGTAAAGCTTGGGGCCCACCAGCTGGACTCCTACACGCCTGAGGCCGAGGTCCGCACCGTGGCACAGGTCATTTCCCACTCCAGCTACCACCAGGAGGGCTCCCAGGGTGACATTGCACTCCTCCGTCTCAGTAGCCCTGTCACCTTCTCCCGCTACATCCGGCCCATCTGCCTCCCTGCAGCCAACGCCTCCTTCCCCAATGGCCTCCAATGTACTGTCACCGGATGGGGCCACGTTGCGCCCTCAG TGAGCCTCCTGGCCCCCCGGCAGCTTCAGCAACTTGAGGTGCCACTGATCAGCCGAGAGACATGTAACTGTCTGTACAACATTGACGCCAAACCTGAGGAGCCCCACTTTATCCAGCAGGACATGCTGTGTGCTGGCTATGTGAAGGGGGGCAAGGATGCCTGCCAG GGTGACTCTGGGGGCCCACTCTCCTGCCTTGTGGGGGGCCTCTGGTACCTGGCAGGCATTGTGAGCTGGGGCGATGCCTGTGGGGCCCCCAACAGGCCTGGCGTGTACACTCTGACCTCCAGCTATACCTCCTGGATTCACTATCATGTGACAGAGCTCCAGCCTCGTGTGGTGCCCCAAATCCAGGAGTCTCAGCCCGATGGCCATCTTTGTGTCAACCACCAGGCCTTCAACTCTGCCCCAGCCCAGGCCGTATTGGGGCTCATCCTTCTGCTGCCACTAGGCCTGACCCTGGGCCTCCTCTGCTGA